A region from the Drosophila mauritiana strain mau12 chromosome 2L, ASM438214v1, whole genome shotgun sequence genome encodes:
- the LOC117150440 gene encoding KRR1 small subunit processome component homolog has translation MSESEAEETKISTEPVDNAWALKIPAFRQEDNPHGMVEESSFATLFPKYRERYLKEVWPLVEQCLAEHHLKAELDLMEGSMVVRTSRKTWDPYIIIKARDMIKLMARSVPFEQAKRVLQDDIGCDIIKIGNLVHKKEKFVKRRQRLIGPNGATLKSIELLTDCYVLVQGNTVSALGPYKGLQQVRDIVLETMNNVHPIYNIKALMIKRELMKDPRLANEDWSRFLPKFKNKNISKRKQPKVKKQKKEYTPFPPSQPESKVDKQLASGEYFLNQEQKQAKRNQERTEKQKEAAKRQDERRNKDFVPPTEESAASSRKKEDGSSSNKVDVKALKAKLIKANKKARSS, from the coding sequence ATGAGCGAAAGTGAAGCGGAGGAGACCAAAATCAGCACCGAGCCGGTGGACAATGCGTGGGCCTTGAAGATCCCTGCCTTCAGGCAGGAGGACAACCCGCATGGGATGGTGGAGGAGAGCTCCTTCGCCACGCTGTTTCCCAAATATCGGGAGCGCTATCTTAAGGAGGTTTGGCCTCTGGTGGAGCAGTGCTTGGCGGAGCACCACCTGAAGGCGGAGCTAGATTTGATGGAGGGCAGCATGGTGGTGAGGACCAGTCGAAAGACCTGGGATCCCTACATCATTATCAAGGCGCGGGATATGATCAAGTTGATGGCCAGAAGTGTTCCCTTCGAGCAGGCCAAGCGGGTCCTGCAGGACGACATCGGGTGTGACATCATCAAAATCGGAAACCTTGTGCACAAGAAGGAGAAGTTCGTGAAGCGGCGACAGCGTTTGATAGGACCTAACGGCGCCACCCTGAAGTCCATTGAACTGCTCACCGATTGCTACGTTTTGGTTCAAGGAAACACAGTCTCCGCCTTGGGTCCTTACAAGGGCCTTCAGCAGGTGCGAGACATTGTCCTGGAGACCATGAACAATGTGCACCCCATATACAACATCAAGGCTCTGATGATCAAGCGGGAGCTGATGAAGGATCCGCGCCTGGCCAATGAGGACTGGTCCCGATTCCTGCCCAAGTTCAAGAACAAAAACATTAGCAAACGCAAGCAGCCGAAGGTCAAGAAACAAAAGAAGGAGTACACCCCATTCCCGCCCAGCCAGCCGGAGAGCAAGGTGGACAAGCAGCTGGCCAGCGGAGAGTACTTCCTCAACCAGGAGCAGAAGCAAGCGAAGCGCAACCAGGAGCGCACCGAGAAGCAGAAGGAGGCGGCCAAGCGCCAGGACGAACGCCGCAACAAGGACTTTGTCCCGCCCACGGAGGAGTCGGCTGCTTCAAGCCGGAAGAAGGAGGATGGCTCCTCCTCCAACAAAGTGGACGTGAAGGCCCTGAAGGCCAAGCTGATCAAGGCCAACAAGAAGGCGAGGAGCAGCTGA
- the LOC117135968 gene encoding serine/threonine-protein phosphatase 1 regulatory subunit 10, with product MVTPTSVEERRPYGVQRCQIHFLISTQTKKMPRIVPLQLLRCLRVLLDNNGGILSAVEVKRISGLMAKYSKKLVSKCVYVQILKSTKTELLGDFMAVGGWSLVYTWLNDAIRAMNWPLVQEILELLLLSPVDVNRLKINSAPILVKGLCKDGGNEGVRILAKRLVEQWLKIVTENTSMTIQGAAPQIAATTASQVPASVSGPGSASVPDSASSSDSTDSAGAPVTYTITSAANSSNSNSITIKWKPLLDNPDGGDENVSGTASKANEEEHLEKGSSATHSLADASLGRKSGLDDSSSAAEVKSGEDVDNKKHKSSKSDRSKRSEKEREKDRKKESSTSHRSSSSSHKSSSSSSSSSSKSSSSKSSSSSSSSSHRSSSDKYRDKDKARSSSGSSSSSKDRERSSGSSSSSSNKHKSSKSSSSSSSSSSSGSSSSKDRKSSSSTSSSSSSSKQDKDNKLMPPPAVASNAAGTSPTASAKESDAQKPRSIPIMSRKASISIEIRRDTEKTATVKTYQSKFRSHGLTEEAPPPPSRKGLKKPTSSAVPTSPALMSVPSSLKRPSPPPRDLSTDKKAKIDINNVAGHVERPGAAKLIAPKKIQTLVETNLFSDALAASIEPKKVVKRKRTSATSPTDKDAPLAPLKFYQDTLDESKSEEKSDDSSKENDDARSGSPGKDTDADDDDIPLKRVKEDIEQKVQKAKAAAGGEGGEAGNTSDSAEDLPEEPKKPGPGCGPDGPPGVLTLHRRKGPKKKLTWQSEDKLTQVRYFEVDRSERVNVMKQTFLEMKNMERFSERDALTIARRGFDDTMEPQMEWRPLLEVDNVPDHPNGNLSKQRQVQMDREATTLRALYFSPDMIPDSPAEAELEPHFAHDIPVIPMDDLTGNPDAVNDYSALAWPEPKKYAPSSGVGANVSGSDMGFNDNMLTGLGAGPNLMQNPFDPFMGGMPAPTGMPPAPNMMPNQVPNGAPQIWQNQMGPGGGPPGVPPMMNGPGGPGMDMNNMNMNNMPPQNFMGNQFGSPVSPFGNGPPPGFNQYPPMMMNGPGPGPVMGPNGPVMGPNGPMMNGPPNGPMMNGPPNGMGPGLMMGGPRNNNNRNKNNGGGIWRSGGNNFQENSGGNWRSAGSGPNRGGGGGNGNTGVCKQFMRGHCNMGKNCKYVHPQKKRL from the exons ATGGTCACACCTACAAGTGTGGAAGAGAGACGGCCATACGGAGTTCAGCGTTGCCAGATACATTTTTTGATTTCCACacaaacaaagaaaatg CCTCGCATAGTTCCACTGCAATTGCTGAGGTGCCTGCGGGTGCTTTTGGACAACAATGGTGGAATTTTAAGTGCAGTAGAGGTGAAACGCATTTCGGG ATTGATGGCCAAGTATTCAAAAAAACTCGTCTCGAAATGTGTGTATGTACAAATTCTGAAATCCACAAAGACGGAACTATTGGGCGACTTTATGGCGGTGGGCGGTTGGTCGCTGGTCTACACCTGGCTAAATGATGCCATCAGGGCGATGAACTGGCCGCTGGTGCAGGAGATCCTGGAACTTCTGCTACTTTCTCCCGTGGATGTCAATCGCCTCAAGATAAACTCAGCACCTATTCTGGTCAAGGGTCTGTGCAAGGATGGCGGCAATGAAG GTGTACGCATTCTAGCCAAGCGATTGGTAGAGCAGTGGCTGAAGATTGTGACGGAAAACACAAGCATGACGATCCAAGGAGCTGCCCCACAAATTGCAGCCACTACTGCCTCTCAGGTTCCTGCATCCGTTTCTGGACCTGGCTCCGCTTCAGTTCCGGACTCTGCCTCTTCTTCAGACAGCACTGATAGCGCCGGAGCACCTGTGACGTATACCATCACCTCGGCGGCCAACAGTAGCAATTCCAACAGCATTACCATTAAGTGGAAACCCTTGTTGGACAACCCAGATGGTGGCGACGAAAATGTTTCTGGCACAGCATCGAAGGCCAACGAGGAGGAACACCTGGAAAAGGGCTCCTCCGCAACCCACTCATTAGCCGACGCTAGTCTGGGGAGAAAGTCCGGTTTAGATGATAGTAGCTCCGCGGCGGAGGTTAAGTCTGGGGAGGACGTGGATAATAAGAAGCATAAGAGCTCCAAGAGCGACAGAAGTAAACGGTCCGAGAAGGAGCGCGAGAAGGATAGAAAGAAGGAAAGTTCAACGAGTCATAGGTCGTCCTCATCTAGCCATAAGTCGTCCTCTtcctcgtcgtcctcctcTTCGAAGAGCAGTTCTTCCAAGAGCTCCTCCTCTTCTTCCTCCTCTTCCCATCGCAGTTCTAGCGATAAATACCGCGATAAAGACAAGGCTCGCTCTAGTTCCGGTTCCTCCAGCTCGAGCAAGGACCGGGAGCGCAGCAGCGGTTCGTCTTCTTCTTCCTCGAATAAACACAAGTCCTCAAagtcctcctcgtcgtcgtcgtcgtcgagCAGCTCTGGTTCTAGTTCGTCCAAAGATCGCAAGTCGTCGTCGTCAACTTCGtcatcatcctcatcctcgAAGCAGGACAAGGACAACAAGCTAATGCCTCCGCCAGCTGTAGCATCAAATGCTGCAGGTACATCTCCTACAGCTTCGGCAAAGGAGAGCGACGCACAGAAGCCCAGATCGATTCCTATCATGTCCCGCAAGGCCTCCATTTCGATAGAGATTCGCCGGGACACCGAAAAGACGGCCACTGTAAAGACGTACCAGTCCAAATTCAGATCGCACGGCCTGACGGAAGAGGCTCCGCCTCCCCCATCGCGCAAGGGCCTAAAGAAGCCCACATCGTCGGCGGTTCCCACTTCTCCCGCTCTAATGTCAGTCCCGTCTTCACTGAAACGACCATCGCCGCCGCCCAGGGATTTGTCCACCGACAAGAAGGCCAAGATCGACATCAACAACGTCGCGGGACATGTGGAGAGGCCCGGAGCCGCCAAGCTGATAGCGCCCAAAAAGA TTCAAACCCTGGTGGAGACCAACCTGTTCTCGGACGCCCTGGCCGCCTCCATCGAACCCAAGAAGGTGGTGAAGCGCAAGCGGACGTCTGCAACATCGCCCACGGACAAGGACGCGCCACTGGCGCCGCTCAAGTTCTACCAGGATACTCTGGACGAGTCGAAGAGCGAGGAGAAGTCGGACGACAGCAGCAAGGAAAACGATGATGCGCGCTCCGGGTCACCCGGCAAGGACACGGATGCCGATGACGACGACATTCCCCTTAAGAGGGTCAAGGAGGACATCGAGCAGAAGGTGCAAAAGGCGAAGGCTGCGGCAGGAGGAGAAGGCGGAGAAGCGGGTAACACCTCCGACAGCGCTGAAGATCTTCCCGAGGAGCCCAAGAAGCCTGGGCCTGGCTGTGGACCCGATGGACCACCGGGAGTGCTCACGCTGCACCGCCGCAAGGGCCCGAAAAAGAAGCTAACCTGGCAGTCAGAGGATAAGCTCACCCAGGTACGATACTTCGAGGTCGACCGCTCGGAGCGAGTGAATGTGATGAAGCAGACCTTCCTGGAAATGAAGAACATGGAGCGATTCAGCGAGCGGGACGCGCTGACCATTGCTCGGCGTGGATTCGACGACACCATGGAGCCGCAAATGGAGTGGCGGCCCCTACTCGAAGTCGATAATGTGCCCGACCACCCGAACGGAAACCTCTCCAAGCAGCGCCAGGTGCAGATGGACAGGGAGGCCACCACTCTAAGAGCCCTGTACTTCTCGCCCGACATGATTCCCGACAGTCCTGCGGAGGCGGAACTGGAGCCGCACTTTGCTCATGACATTCCCGTGATACCCATGGATGACTTGACGGGGAATCCGGATGCTGTCAACGACTACAGTGCCTTGGCGTGGCCGGAGCCCAAGAAATACGCGCCTAGCTCGGGAGTCGGAGCAAATGTCAGCGGTTCGGACATGGGCTTCAATGACAATATGTTGACCGGACTGGGAGCTGGACCGAACCTAATGCAAAACCCATTCGATCCGTTCATGGGAGGCATGCCTGCTCCCACGGGAATGCCACCCGCACCAAACATGATGCCAAATCAAGTGCCCAACGGAGCGCCGCAAATCTGGCAGAACCAAATGGGTCCGGGAGGTGGGCCGCCCGGTGTACCGCCCATGATGAACGGACCCGGTGGCCCCGGAATGGATATGAACAATATGAACATGAACAACATGCCACCGCAGAACTTTATGGGCAATCAGTTTGGAAGTCCAGTGTCCCCATTCGGAAACGGCCCACCACCTGGATTCAATCAGTACCCGCCCATGATGATGAATGGCCCAGGGCCGGGACCGGTTATGGGACCCAATGGTCCAGTGATGGGGCCCAACGGGCCCATGATGAACGGCCCACCCAATGGACCCATGATGAACGGGCCGCCCAATGGAATGGGACCAGGACTGATGATGGGCGGACccaggaacaacaacaacaggaacAAGAACAACGGCGGCGGCATCTGGCGCAGCGGGGGCAACAACTTCCAGGAGAACTCCGGCGGCAACTGGCGCTCAGCAGGATCTGGCCCCAAtcgaggaggcggaggaggcaATGGCAACACCGGCGTCTGCAAGCAGTTCATGCGAGGGCACTGCAACATGGGCAAGAACTGCAAGTACGTGCATCCGCAGAAGAAGCGCTTGTAG
- the LOC117150450 gene encoding peptidyl-prolyl cis-trans isomerase, rhodopsin-specific isozyme — protein MKSLLNRIILCSAFLAVASGLSFTVTSRIYMDVKHNKKPVGRITFGLFGKLAPKTVANFRHICLRGINGTSYVGSRFHRVVDRFLVQGGDILNGDGTGSISIYGDYFPDEDKALAVEHNRPGYLGMANRGPDTNGCQFYVTTVGAKWLDGKHTVFGKVLEGMDTIYAIEDVKTDTDDFPVEPVVISNCGEIPTEQFEFYPDDFNILGWIKAAGLPVTSSFCVLLIFHYFFRQLNMYC, from the exons ATGAAGTCATTGCTGAATCGGATAATCCTGTGCAGCGCCTTTCTGGCCGTGGCCAGTGGTCTGAGCTTCACGGTGACGTCGCGGATCTACATGGATGTGAAGCACAACAAGAAGCCGGTGGGCAGGATCACGTTTGGACTCTTCGGGAAGCTGGCTCCCAAGACGGTGGCCAACTTCCGGCACATTTGCTTGCGCGGCATCAACGGGACCAGCTACGTGGGCTCGCGATTCCATCGCGTGGTGGACCGCTTCCTCGTCCAAGGCGGCGACATCCTGAACGGCGACGGAACTGGCTCCATTAGCATCTATGGAGACTACTTTCCGGACGAGGACAAGGCTCTGGCGGTGGAGCACAACAGACCCGGTTACTTGGGCATGGCCAATCGGGGTCCGGACACCAATGGCTGCCAGTTTTATGTGACCACCGTGGGCGCCAAGTGGCTGGACGGAAAGCACACTGTATTCGGCAAGGTGCTGGAGGGAATGGACACCATCTATGCCATTGAGGAT GTAAAAACCGATACGGACGACTTCCCTGTGGAACCCGTGGTGATCTCCAACTGCGGCGAGATCCCCACGGAGCAGTTCGAGTTCTACCCGGACGACTTCAACATACTCGGATGGATCAAGGCGGCTGGTCTGCCCGTGACCAGCTCCTTCTGCGTTCTGCTCATCTTCCACTACTTCTTCCGCCAGCTCAACATGTACTGCTGA